One genomic segment of Pseudomonas sp. p1(2021b) includes these proteins:
- a CDS encoding Maf family protein, producing MKPLYLASASPRRRELLTQIGVPFTIIKADIDETPLPDEGVSAYAVRLARAKAAAGFAQLDGPGVVLGADTIVSHACQILGKPRDREHALAMLAKLSNDHHQVITAVAVTDGQRCLDVCVGTHVYFRAISPEEAERYWATGEPQDKAGGYAIQGLGAVFVRELMGSYSTVVGLPLFETAQLLEQFSIPCWQQHEVPASR from the coding sequence ATGAAGCCGCTGTACCTGGCCTCCGCCTCGCCACGTCGCCGTGAGCTGCTTACCCAGATCGGCGTACCGTTCACCATCATCAAGGCCGACATCGACGAAACCCCGCTGCCCGACGAGGGTGTCTCGGCCTACGCGGTGCGCCTGGCCCGGGCCAAGGCCGCAGCGGGTTTTGCCCAGTTGGACGGCCCGGGCGTGGTGCTCGGGGCGGACACGATCGTTTCCCACGCGTGCCAGATCCTTGGCAAGCCCCGTGATCGCGAGCATGCCTTGGCCATGCTGGCCAAACTGTCCAATGACCACCATCAGGTCATCACCGCCGTGGCCGTGACCGACGGCCAGCGTTGCCTGGATGTCTGCGTCGGGACCCATGTGTATTTCCGCGCGATCAGCCCTGAAGAGGCCGAGCGCTACTGGGCCACCGGCGAGCCACAGGACAAGGCCGGAGGCTATGCCATCCAGGGCCTGGGCGCGGTGTTCGTCAGGGAACTGATGGGCAGCTATTCGACCGTCGTCGGCCTGCCCCTGTTCGAGACCGCCCAGTTGTTGGAGCAGTTCTCCATCCCGTGCTGGCAGCAACATGAGGTTCCAGCTTCGCGCTAG
- the mreD gene encoding rod shape-determining protein MreD → MARSRSKNGWAIWLTFAIGLLLSVSPMPQFMEVFRPMWLAMLVSFWTLAVPNKVGMTTAFVLGLAEDVLYGTLLGQNALVLTLITFLVLSLQQRLRMYPMWQQSLVILVIFGIAQLIQLWLSALTGNRLPTLALVWSAVISALLWPWISFALRDLRRRLHIN, encoded by the coding sequence ATGGCGCGTTCCCGCAGCAAGAACGGCTGGGCCATCTGGCTGACCTTCGCGATCGGCCTGTTGCTCAGCGTCTCGCCGATGCCCCAGTTCATGGAAGTGTTCCGCCCTATGTGGCTGGCGATGCTGGTATCCTTCTGGACCCTCGCGGTGCCCAACAAGGTCGGCATGACCACCGCTTTCGTCCTGGGTCTGGCCGAAGACGTCCTGTACGGCACGCTACTTGGGCAAAACGCCCTGGTACTGACCTTGATCACCTTCCTGGTGCTGTCCCTGCAACAGCGCCTGCGCATGTATCCGATGTGGCAGCAGAGCCTGGTGATCCTGGTGATCTTCGGTATCGCCCAGTTGATCCAGCTGTGGCTTAGCGCCCTGACCGGCAACCGCCTGCCAACGCTGGCGCTGGTCTGGTCGGCAGTGATCAGTGCCTTGCTCTGGCCCTGGATCAGTTTCGCCCTGCGCGACCTGCGCCGACGCTTGCATATCAACTGA
- the mreC gene encoding rod shape-determining protein MreC, whose protein sequence is MGVRLLVLVVLSVALMVVDSRFAVLKPVRSQMGLVLMESYWITDLPQRLWQGVASQFGSRTELIAENEKLKTEALLLQGRLQKLAALTEQNVRLRELLNSSALVNEKVEVAELIGVDPNPFTHRILINKGERDGVFLGQPVLDARGLMGQVVELMPYTARVLLLTDTTHSIPVQVNRNGLRAIASGTGNPERLELRHVADTADIKEGDLLVSSGMGQRFPAGYPVATVNEVIHDSGQPFAIVRAIPTAALNRSRYMLLVFSDRRTPEERATDAALAQEEADRKGAPEQGQATGGNGQTAPAPAPAAPGAAPATPVPAAPAAAPAPTAPVAPAAAPASPASAPAAPNPPRRE, encoded by the coding sequence CTGGGCGTTCGTCTCCTGGTACTGGTGGTGCTGTCGGTCGCGCTGATGGTGGTCGACTCGCGTTTCGCCGTGCTCAAGCCCGTGCGCAGCCAGATGGGGCTGGTGCTGATGGAGTCCTATTGGATCACCGACCTGCCGCAGCGCCTGTGGCAGGGTGTGGCCAGCCAGTTCGGCAGCCGTACCGAGCTGATCGCGGAAAACGAGAAACTCAAGACCGAAGCCCTGCTGCTGCAGGGGCGCCTGCAGAAGCTGGCGGCCCTGACCGAGCAGAACGTGCGGCTGCGCGAGCTGCTCAATTCCTCGGCGCTGGTCAACGAGAAGGTCGAAGTGGCCGAACTCATCGGCGTCGACCCCAACCCGTTCACCCACCGCATCCTGATCAACAAGGGCGAGCGCGACGGCGTGTTCCTCGGCCAGCCGGTGCTCGACGCCCGGGGCCTGATGGGGCAGGTGGTGGAGCTGATGCCTTACACCGCCCGGGTGTTGCTGCTGACCGACACCACCCACAGCATCCCGGTGCAGGTCAACCGTAACGGCCTGCGCGCCATCGCCAGCGGCACCGGCAACCCGGAGCGCCTGGAGCTGCGCCATGTGGCGGATACCGCCGACATCAAGGAAGGTGACCTGCTGGTCAGCTCCGGTATGGGCCAGCGTTTCCCGGCGGGTTACCCAGTGGCCACGGTCAACGAAGTGATCCACGACTCCGGCCAGCCGTTCGCCATCGTCCGTGCCATTCCCACGGCCGCGCTCAACCGCAGCCGCTACATGCTGCTGGTGTTCAGCGACCGGCGTACGCCAGAGGAGCGGGCCACGGACGCTGCACTCGCCCAGGAAGAGGCCGACCGCAAGGGCGCACCGGAACAAGGCCAGGCCACCGGTGGAAACGGGCAGACCGCGCCCGCGCCGGCGCCCGCTGCACCTGGCGCTGCACCGGCAACGCCTGTACCTGCGGCGCCTGCTGCCGCACCTGCTCCCACCGCGCCCGTGGCGCCTGCGGCGGCACCTGCCAGCCCGGCATCGGCCCCTGCGGCCCCGAACCCACCCCGGAGAGAATGA
- the mreB gene encoding rod shape-determining protein MreB — protein MFKKLRGMFSSDLSIDLGTANTLIYVRERGIVLNEPSVVAIRTHGNQKSVVAVGTEAKRMLGRTPGNIAAIRPMKDGVIADFSVCEKMLQYFINKVHENSFLQPSPRVLICVPCKSTQVERRAIRESALGAGAREVFLIEEPMAAAIGAGLPVEEARGSMVVDIGGGTTEIALISLNGVVYAESVRVGGDRFDEAIVTYVRRNYGSLIGESTAERIKQEIGTAYPGGEVREVDVRGRNLAEGVPRAFTLNSNEVLEALQESLATIVQAVKSALEQSPPELASDIAERGLVLTGGGALLRDLDKLLAQETGLPVIVAEDPLTCVARGGGRALEMMDKHAMDLLSSE, from the coding sequence ATGTTCAAGAAACTGCGTGGCATGTTTTCCAGCGATCTGTCCATCGACCTGGGTACTGCCAACACCCTTATTTACGTGCGTGAGCGCGGTATCGTCCTGAATGAACCCTCGGTTGTTGCCATTCGTACCCACGGCAACCAGAAAAGCGTCGTCGCGGTCGGCACCGAGGCCAAGCGCATGCTGGGCCGTACGCCTGGCAACATCGCTGCCATTCGTCCGATGAAGGACGGCGTGATCGCCGATTTCAGCGTTTGTGAAAAAATGCTGCAGTACTTCATCAACAAGGTTCACGAGAACAGCTTCCTGCAGCCCAGCCCGCGCGTGCTGATCTGTGTGCCGTGCAAGTCGACCCAGGTGGAGCGTCGCGCCATTCGCGAATCCGCCCTGGGCGCCGGCGCCCGCGAGGTGTTCCTGATCGAAGAGCCGATGGCCGCTGCCATCGGTGCCGGCCTGCCGGTCGAAGAGGCTCGTGGTTCGATGGTCGTGGACATCGGTGGTGGTACCACCGAAATCGCCCTGATCTCCCTCAATGGCGTGGTCTATGCCGAATCCGTACGGGTGGGTGGCGACCGCTTCGACGAAGCCATCGTCACCTACGTGCGCCGCAACTACGGCAGCCTGATCGGCGAATCCACCGCCGAGCGCATCAAGCAGGAAATCGGCACCGCCTACCCAGGCGGCGAAGTGCGCGAAGTCGATGTCCGTGGTCGCAACCTGGCCGAAGGCGTACCGCGTGCCTTCACCCTGAATTCCAACGAAGTGCTCGAAGCGCTGCAGGAGTCCCTGGCGACCATCGTCCAGGCGGTCAAGAGCGCCCTGGAGCAGTCGCCGCCGGAGCTGGCGTCGGACATCGCCGAACGTGGCCTGGTGCTGACCGGTGGTGGTGCGCTGTTGCGCGACCTGGACAAACTGCTGGCCCAGGAAACCGGCCTGCCGGTGATCGTCGCCGAAGATCCCCTGACCTGCGTCGCCCGTGGTGGTGGCCGTGCGCTGGAAATGATGGACAAACACGCCATGGACCTGCTCTCCAGCGAGTGA
- the gatC gene encoding Asp-tRNA(Asn)/Glu-tRNA(Gln) amidotransferase subunit GatC has protein sequence MALQRCDVEKIAHLARLGLNEGELPRITDALNSILGLVDQMQAVDTSGIEPLAHPLEASQRLRPDQVTESNQRDRYQAIAPATENGLYLVPKVIE, from the coding sequence ATGGCGCTTCAACGCTGCGACGTGGAAAAGATCGCCCATCTGGCCCGCCTGGGCCTGAATGAAGGCGAACTGCCACGCATTACCGATGCCTTGAACAGTATTCTCGGGCTGGTCGACCAGATGCAAGCCGTCGACACCAGCGGCATCGAGCCCCTGGCCCACCCCCTGGAGGCCAGCCAGCGCCTGCGCCCCGACCAGGTCACCGAAAGCAACCAGCGCGACCGCTACCAGGCCATCGCCCCGGCGACCGAAAACGGCCTGTACCTGGTTCCGAAAGTCATCGAGTAA
- the gatA gene encoding Asp-tRNA(Asn)/Glu-tRNA(Gln) amidotransferase subunit GatA has translation MHQLTLAEIARGLADKSFSSEELTGALLARIKQLDPQINSFISITEEQALQQARAADARRANGEAGALLGAPIAHKDLFCTSGIRTSCGSKMLDNFKAPYDATVVAKLAEAGMVTLGKTNMDEFAMGSANESSHYGAVKNPWNLEHVPGGSSGGSAAAVAARLLPVATGTDTGGSIRQPAALTNLTGLKPTYGRVSRWGMIAYASSLDQGGPMARTAEDCALLLQGMAGFDAKDSTSIDEPVPDYSANLNAPLEGLRIGLPKEYFGAGLDPRIADLVQTSVKELQKLGAVIKEISLPNMQHAIPAYYVIAPAEASSNLSRFDGVRFGYRCEEPKDLTDLYKRSRGEGFGVEVQRRIMVGTYALSAGYYDAYYVKAQQIRRLIKNDFMAAFNDVDLILGPTTPNPAWKLGAKSSDPVAAYLEDVYTITANLAGLPGLSMPAGFVDGLPVGVQLLAPYFQEGRLLNVAHRYQQVTDWHTRAPNGF, from the coding sequence ATGCATCAATTGACCCTGGCCGAGATCGCCCGCGGACTCGCCGACAAGTCGTTTTCTTCCGAAGAGCTGACCGGCGCCCTGCTGGCGCGTATCAAGCAGCTCGACCCACAGATCAACAGCTTCATCAGCATCACCGAGGAACAAGCCCTGCAACAGGCCCGCGCCGCCGACGCCCGCCGCGCCAACGGCGAAGCCGGTGCCCTGCTCGGTGCGCCGATCGCCCACAAGGACCTGTTCTGCACCAGCGGCATCCGCACCAGCTGCGGCTCGAAGATGCTCGACAACTTCAAGGCACCCTATGACGCCACCGTGGTCGCCAAGCTGGCCGAAGCCGGCATGGTCACCCTGGGCAAAACCAACATGGACGAGTTCGCCATGGGCTCGGCCAACGAGTCCAGCCACTATGGCGCGGTGAAGAACCCGTGGAACCTCGAGCACGTGCCTGGCGGCTCCTCGGGCGGTTCGGCCGCCGCCGTCGCCGCGCGCCTGCTGCCGGTGGCCACCGGCACCGATACCGGCGGTTCGATCCGCCAGCCGGCGGCCCTGACCAACCTCACTGGCCTCAAGCCCACCTACGGCCGCGTCTCGCGCTGGGGCATGATCGCCTATGCCTCGAGCCTCGACCAGGGCGGCCCGATGGCCCGCACCGCCGAAGACTGCGCCCTGCTGCTGCAAGGCATGGCCGGGTTCGACGCCAAGGACTCCACCAGCATCGACGAGCCGGTGCCGGACTACAGCGCCAACCTGAACGCGCCGCTCGAAGGCCTGCGCATCGGCCTGCCGAAGGAATACTTCGGCGCCGGCCTCGACCCGCGCATCGCCGACCTGGTCCAGACCAGCGTCAAAGAGCTGCAGAAGCTCGGCGCGGTGATCAAGGAAATCAGCCTGCCGAACATGCAGCACGCCATCCCCGCGTACTACGTGATCGCACCGGCAGAAGCTTCCTCCAACCTGTCGCGCTTCGACGGCGTACGTTTCGGTTACCGCTGCGAGGAGCCCAAGGACCTCACCGACCTGTACAAGCGCTCCCGTGGCGAAGGCTTCGGCGTCGAAGTGCAGCGCCGTATCATGGTCGGCACCTACGCCCTGTCGGCCGGCTACTACGACGCCTACTACGTGAAGGCGCAGCAGATCCGCCGCCTGATCAAGAACGACTTCATGGCCGCCTTCAACGACGTCGACCTGATCCTTGGCCCGACCACGCCGAACCCGGCCTGGAAGCTCGGCGCCAAGAGCAGCGACCCGGTCGCCGCCTACCTCGAGGACGTCTACACCATCACCGCCAACCTGGCGGGCCTGCCGGGCCTGTCGATGCCGGCCGGTTTCGTCGATGGCCTGCCGGTCGGCGTGCAGCTGCTGGCCCCGTACTTCCAGGAAGGCCGCCTGCTCAACGTCGCGCACCGCTACCAGCAAGTCACCGACTGGCACACCCGCGCTCCTAACGGCTTCTGA